From a region of the Dermacentor silvarum isolate Dsil-2018 unplaced genomic scaffold, BIME_Dsil_1.4 Seq431, whole genome shotgun sequence genome:
- the LOC119435078 gene encoding uncharacterized protein LOC119435078 encodes MATPGGQGVPYGGAVPYGRPGAPSAGVAEGASPHAVPYGDSAHHMAKEAHQLRPPAPVVMTQPPPTQSKPNGPTVNGSWAHLGGGYTNGPASKVSSHQQQVPSLSPAGVASSRVNQGYQQPGSSPLVTPTTSGEVCFFI; translated from the exons ATGGCAACGCCAGGGGGTCAAGGCGTGCCCTATGGAGGGGCTGTTCCCTATGGCCGGCCGGGTGCACCCTCAGCTGGGGTTGCAGAAGGGGCAAGTCCCCATGCAGTGCCTTATGGGGACAGTGCCCACCACATGGCCAAGGAAGCCCACCAACTTCGACCTCCAGCACCGGTGGTTATGACCCAGCCGCCACCAACACAGTCAAAGCCTAATGGGCCGACTGTGAATGGCAGCTGGGCTCATCTGGGTGGTGGGTACACCAATGGACCTGCATCAAAGGTTTCCTCGCACCAACAGCAAGTGCCTTCCTTGAGCCCTGCAG GTGTGGCTTCAAGCAGAGTAAACCAGGGTTACCAGCAGCCCGGCTCCAGTCCTCTAGTGACACCTACAACTTCTGGTGAGGTTTGCTTCTTTATATAG